Proteins from one Bacteroides mediterraneensis genomic window:
- a CDS encoding HAD family phosphatase, translated as MDITKCVAALFDFDGVVMDTESQYSLFWNKVGKQYHPEYEEFGRVIKGQTLKQIYDRHFQGMEQEQAEITDRLNRFETEMKYEYVPGVEAFMRSLRAHGVKIAIVTSSNEKKMANVYASHPELKGLVDRILTAEMFHKSKPEPDCFLLGAEVFETVPENCVVFEDSFHGIQAGNAAGMAVVGLSTTNPAEAIQNQCALVIPDFRHFTYEAMMNLL; from the coding sequence ATGGACATAACGAAATGTGTAGCCGCCCTTTTTGATTTCGACGGGGTGGTGATGGATACCGAATCGCAGTACAGTCTTTTTTGGAACAAGGTAGGGAAACAATATCATCCGGAATACGAGGAATTCGGACGGGTTATCAAGGGACAGACCCTCAAGCAGATTTACGACCGCCATTTTCAGGGTATGGAGCAGGAACAGGCTGAAATTACCGACCGTCTGAACCGTTTTGAGACGGAGATGAAGTATGAATACGTGCCGGGAGTGGAAGCGTTCATGCGCAGCCTGCGTGCCCATGGCGTGAAGATTGCCATCGTGACCAGCTCGAACGAGAAGAAGATGGCTAACGTCTATGCCTCACATCCCGAACTGAAGGGATTGGTCGACCGGATTCTGACGGCCGAAATGTTCCATAAGTCGAAGCCGGAACCCGACTGCTTCCTGCTGGGGGCAGAGGTATTTGAGACGGTACCGGAGAACTGTGTCGTTTTTGAGGACTCGTTCCATGGTATTCAGGCCGGAAATGCCGCAGGGATGGCTGTCGTGGGGCTGAGCACGACCAATCCGGCAGAAGCCATTCAGAATCAGTGCGCTTTGGTGATTCCGGATTTCCGCCATTTTACCTACGAGGCCATGATGAACTTGCTGTAA